One window from the genome of Magnolia sinica isolate HGM2019 chromosome 4, MsV1, whole genome shotgun sequence encodes:
- the LOC131242055 gene encoding transcription termination factor MTEF1, chloroplastic isoform X3 has product MILRPQLSLQTPSLRNSSQIPSPRPKPSLTLSYKRRSHHYHHQFPPKTPILDSGLLFRQKLLYLQHHLNVDPTKALTLNPDLRSTPISSLQSAEHCLLCFGIHRSDVGRIFGMHPILLTSSLHSHIYPAFEFLLNDVQIPFPDLRKAVSRCPRLLVSSVPHQLRPTLHFLRSLGFVGPHAISCQTSLLLVSSVDTTLMPKLDYIQSLGFSYREAVKMVLRSPGLFTFSIDNNFRPKVDYFVNEMKGDLRELKDFPQYFSFSLERKIKPRHRLLVEHGFSLRLADMLKVSDGEFHDRLVEMRLQTLDEKLRLFWDNTVKDCRHF; this is encoded by the exons ATGATCCTCCGGCCGCAGCTCTCCCTCCAAACCCCATCATTACGCAACTCGTCCCAAATCCCCTCTCCCAGACCCAAACCGAGCCTTACCCTCTCCTATAAGCGCCGGTCCCACCACTACCACCATCAGTTCCCTCCAAAAACCCCAATCCTCGATTCCGGCCTCCTCTTCCGGCAGAAGCTTCTctacctccagcaccacctcaatgtggaccccaccaaggccCTAACCCTCAATCCTGATCTCCGCTCCACTCCCATCTCCTCCCTCCAATCCGCCGAGCACTGCCTCCTCTGTTTCGGCATCCACCGTTCTGATGTTGGCCGCATCTTCGGTATGCACCCCATCCTCCTCACCTCCTCCCTTCATTCCCACATCTATCCCGCCTTCGAATTCCTCCTCAACGATGTCCAAATCCCCTTTCCCGACCTCCGCAAAGCTGTCTCTCGCTGCCCTCGCCTCCTCGTCTCCAGCGTCCCTCACCAGCTCCGCCCCACCCTCCACTTCCTTCGCTCCCTCGGCTTTGTTGGCCCCCATGCCATCTCCTGCCAGACCTCCCTCCTTCTCGTTTCCAGTGTTGACACCACTCTCATGCCCAAGCTCGACTACATCCAGAGCCTCGGCTTCTCATACAGAGAGGCCGTTAAGATGGTCTTACGGTCTCCTGGACTCTTCACCTTCAGCATCGACAACAATTTCCGGCCCAAGGTCGACTACTTTGTGAATGAGATGAAGGGGGATTTGAGGGAGCTGAAGGATTTCCCACAGTACTTCTCTTTTAGCCTGGAGCGGAAGATAAAGCCCAGGCACCGGCTCTTGGTCGAGCATGGGTTCTCGCTGCGGCTGGCGGATATGTTGAAGGTCAGTGATGGGGAATTCCATGATCGGTTGGTGGAGATGCGATTGCAGACCCTCGATGAGAAATTGCGGCT GTTTTGGGACAACACTGTTAAAGACTGTCGCCATTTTTAG
- the LOC131242055 gene encoding transcription termination factor MTEF1, chloroplastic isoform X1, translated as MILRPQLSLQTPSLRNSSQIPSPRPKPSLTLSYKRRSHHYHHQFPPKTPILDSGLLFRQKLLYLQHHLNVDPTKALTLNPDLRSTPISSLQSAEHCLLCFGIHRSDVGRIFGMHPILLTSSLHSHIYPAFEFLLNDVQIPFPDLRKAVSRCPRLLVSSVPHQLRPTLHFLRSLGFVGPHAISCQTSLLLVSSVDTTLMPKLDYIQSLGFSYREAVKMVLRSPGLFTFSIDNNFRPKVDYFVNEMKGDLRELKDFPQYFSFSLERKIKPRHRLLVEHGFSLRLADMLKVSDGEFHDRLVEMRLQTLDEKLRLKSASLTTSHVRDMGCSTGDFFMRMSPVLQVRLT; from the exons ATGATCCTCCGGCCGCAGCTCTCCCTCCAAACCCCATCATTACGCAACTCGTCCCAAATCCCCTCTCCCAGACCCAAACCGAGCCTTACCCTCTCCTATAAGCGCCGGTCCCACCACTACCACCATCAGTTCCCTCCAAAAACCCCAATCCTCGATTCCGGCCTCCTCTTCCGGCAGAAGCTTCTctacctccagcaccacctcaatgtggaccccaccaaggccCTAACCCTCAATCCTGATCTCCGCTCCACTCCCATCTCCTCCCTCCAATCCGCCGAGCACTGCCTCCTCTGTTTCGGCATCCACCGTTCTGATGTTGGCCGCATCTTCGGTATGCACCCCATCCTCCTCACCTCCTCCCTTCATTCCCACATCTATCCCGCCTTCGAATTCCTCCTCAACGATGTCCAAATCCCCTTTCCCGACCTCCGCAAAGCTGTCTCTCGCTGCCCTCGCCTCCTCGTCTCCAGCGTCCCTCACCAGCTCCGCCCCACCCTCCACTTCCTTCGCTCCCTCGGCTTTGTTGGCCCCCATGCCATCTCCTGCCAGACCTCCCTCCTTCTCGTTTCCAGTGTTGACACCACTCTCATGCCCAAGCTCGACTACATCCAGAGCCTCGGCTTCTCATACAGAGAGGCCGTTAAGATGGTCTTACGGTCTCCTGGACTCTTCACCTTCAGCATCGACAACAATTTCCGGCCCAAGGTCGACTACTTTGTGAATGAGATGAAGGGGGATTTGAGGGAGCTGAAGGATTTCCCACAGTACTTCTCTTTTAGCCTGGAGCGGAAGATAAAGCCCAGGCACCGGCTCTTGGTCGAGCATGGGTTCTCGCTGCGGCTGGCGGATATGTTGAAGGTCAGTGATGGGGAATTCCATGATCGGTTGGTGGAGATGCGATTGCAGACCCTCGATGAGAAATTGCGGCT CAAGAGCGCTTCACTGACAACATCCCACGTGCGGGATATGGGATGTTCAACGGGCGATTTCTTTATGCGCATGTCTCCTGTCCTACAAGTCAGGCTGACCTAA
- the LOC131242055 gene encoding transcription termination factor MTEF1, chloroplastic isoform X4: protein MILRPQLSLQTPSLRNSSQIPSPRPKPSLTLSYKRRSHHYHHQFPPKTPILDSGLLFRQKLLYLQHHLNVDPTKALTLNPDLRSTPISSLQSAEHCLLCFGIHRSDVGRIFGMHPILLTSSLHSHIYPAFEFLLNDVQIPFPDLRKAVSRCPRLLVSSVPHQLRPTLHFLRSLGFVGPHAISCQTSLLLVSSVDTTLMPKLDYIQSLGFSYREAVKMVLRSPGLFTFSIDNNFRPKVDYFVNEMKGDLRELKDFPQYFSFSLERKIKPRHRLLVEHGFSLRLADMLKVSDGEFHDRLVEMRLQTLDEKLRL from the exons ATGATCCTCCGGCCGCAGCTCTCCCTCCAAACCCCATCATTACGCAACTCGTCCCAAATCCCCTCTCCCAGACCCAAACCGAGCCTTACCCTCTCCTATAAGCGCCGGTCCCACCACTACCACCATCAGTTCCCTCCAAAAACCCCAATCCTCGATTCCGGCCTCCTCTTCCGGCAGAAGCTTCTctacctccagcaccacctcaatgtggaccccaccaaggccCTAACCCTCAATCCTGATCTCCGCTCCACTCCCATCTCCTCCCTCCAATCCGCCGAGCACTGCCTCCTCTGTTTCGGCATCCACCGTTCTGATGTTGGCCGCATCTTCGGTATGCACCCCATCCTCCTCACCTCCTCCCTTCATTCCCACATCTATCCCGCCTTCGAATTCCTCCTCAACGATGTCCAAATCCCCTTTCCCGACCTCCGCAAAGCTGTCTCTCGCTGCCCTCGCCTCCTCGTCTCCAGCGTCCCTCACCAGCTCCGCCCCACCCTCCACTTCCTTCGCTCCCTCGGCTTTGTTGGCCCCCATGCCATCTCCTGCCAGACCTCCCTCCTTCTCGTTTCCAGTGTTGACACCACTCTCATGCCCAAGCTCGACTACATCCAGAGCCTCGGCTTCTCATACAGAGAGGCCGTTAAGATGGTCTTACGGTCTCCTGGACTCTTCACCTTCAGCATCGACAACAATTTCCGGCCCAAGGTCGACTACTTTGTGAATGAGATGAAGGGGGATTTGAGGGAGCTGAAGGATTTCCCACAGTACTTCTCTTTTAGCCTGGAGCGGAAGATAAAGCCCAGGCACCGGCTCTTGGTCGAGCATGGGTTCTCGCTGCGGCTGGCGGATATGTTGAAGGTCAGTGATGGGGAATTCCATGATCGGTTGGTGGAGATGCGATTGCAGACCCTCGATGAGAAATTGCGGCT gtaa
- the LOC131242055 gene encoding transcription termination factor MTEF1, chloroplastic isoform X2 produces the protein MILRPQLSLQTPSLRNSSQIPSPRPKPSLTLSYKRRSHHYHHQFPPKTPILDSGLLFRQKLLYLQHHLNVDPTKALTLNPDLRSTPISSLQSAEHCLLCFGIHRSDVGRIFGMHPILLTSSLHSHIYPAFEFLLNDVQIPFPDLRKAVSRCPRLLVSSVPHQLRPTLHFLRSLGFVGPHAISCQTSLLLVSSVDTTLMPKLDYIQSLGFSYREAVKMVLRSPGLFTFSIDNNFRPKVDYFVNEMKGDLRELKDFPQYFSFSLERKIKPRHRLLVEHGFSLRLADMLKVSDGEFHDRLVEMRLQTLDEKLRLCMPRCFGRYRGSFT, from the exons ATGATCCTCCGGCCGCAGCTCTCCCTCCAAACCCCATCATTACGCAACTCGTCCCAAATCCCCTCTCCCAGACCCAAACCGAGCCTTACCCTCTCCTATAAGCGCCGGTCCCACCACTACCACCATCAGTTCCCTCCAAAAACCCCAATCCTCGATTCCGGCCTCCTCTTCCGGCAGAAGCTTCTctacctccagcaccacctcaatgtggaccccaccaaggccCTAACCCTCAATCCTGATCTCCGCTCCACTCCCATCTCCTCCCTCCAATCCGCCGAGCACTGCCTCCTCTGTTTCGGCATCCACCGTTCTGATGTTGGCCGCATCTTCGGTATGCACCCCATCCTCCTCACCTCCTCCCTTCATTCCCACATCTATCCCGCCTTCGAATTCCTCCTCAACGATGTCCAAATCCCCTTTCCCGACCTCCGCAAAGCTGTCTCTCGCTGCCCTCGCCTCCTCGTCTCCAGCGTCCCTCACCAGCTCCGCCCCACCCTCCACTTCCTTCGCTCCCTCGGCTTTGTTGGCCCCCATGCCATCTCCTGCCAGACCTCCCTCCTTCTCGTTTCCAGTGTTGACACCACTCTCATGCCCAAGCTCGACTACATCCAGAGCCTCGGCTTCTCATACAGAGAGGCCGTTAAGATGGTCTTACGGTCTCCTGGACTCTTCACCTTCAGCATCGACAACAATTTCCGGCCCAAGGTCGACTACTTTGTGAATGAGATGAAGGGGGATTTGAGGGAGCTGAAGGATTTCCCACAGTACTTCTCTTTTAGCCTGGAGCGGAAGATAAAGCCCAGGCACCGGCTCTTGGTCGAGCATGGGTTCTCGCTGCGGCTGGCGGATATGTTGAAGGTCAGTGATGGGGAATTCCATGATCGGTTGGTGGAGATGCGATTGCAGACCCTCGATGAGAAATTGCGGCT GTGTATGCCTCGGTGTTTCGGGCGCTACAGGGGCAGCTTCACCTGA